GGCCACCCAGGTGCCCGCGCGTGGCCATGGAACGGATGTACACGCCGGGGTCGGACGCGTGCTCCGACATGCGGACGCGGTCACCGAGCAGGGCGCCGCCGCTGAACGGCGACGACGGGTCGACGGCGAGCACACCGACCCGCTTCCCGGCCCGCCGGTACGCGCTGACCAGGGCGGACGTGGACGTGGACTTGCCGACGCCCGGCGACCCGGTGAGCCCGACGACGTACGCGTGCCCCGCGAGCGGGGCCAGCGCCGCCATCACCTCGCGCAGCTGCGGGGACGCCCCCTCCACCAGGGAGATCAGCCGGGCCACGGCCCTGGGCCGGCCTTCCCTGGCCTGGGCCACCAGGGTGGAGACGTCCTGCATCACAGCTCCGTTCACTCGGTTTCGTCCGACATACGTACCGACGTACGTCCCGGCACACGTACAGATACCCGCACCGGCATCCGTACCGGCGGAAGGGTTACGCCTTGGGTACCCGCACGATCAGTGCGTCGCCCTGGCCGCCGCCGCCGCACAGCGCGGCCGCGCCGATGCCGCCGCCGCGCCGCTTCAGCTCGAGCGCGAGGTGCAGGACGACACGGGCGCCGGACATCCCGATCGGGTGACCCAGCGCAATCGCCCCGCCGTTGACGTTCACCTTTTCCGAGGACACGCCGAGGTCCTTCATTGACTGCACCGCGACGGCCGCGAAGGCCTCGTTGATCTCGATGAGGTCGACGTCCTCGACGCCCAGGCCCTCCTTCTTGAGGGCGTGCCGGATGGCGTTCGACGGCTGCGACTGGAGCGAGTTGTCGGGCCCCGCCACGTTCCCGTGGGCGCCGATCTCGGCGATCCACTCCAGGCCGAGCTCCTGTGCCTTCGTCTTGCTCATGACGACGACCGCGGCGGCGCCGTCGGAGATCTGCGAGGACGTGCCGGCCGTGATCGTGCCGTCCTTGGTGAACGCGGGCCGCAGCTTGCCGAGCGACTCGGCGGTCGTCTCGGCGCGGATGCCCTCGTCCTTGCTGAACAGGACCGGGTCACCCTTGCGCTGCGGGATCTCGACGGGGGTGATCTCCGCCTCGAAGAGGCCGTTCTTCTGGGCGGCGGCGGCGCGCTGGTGCGACTGGGCGGCGATCTCGTCCTGCTCGGGGCGCAGGATCCCGAGGCGGGTGTTGTGCTTCTCCGTCGACTCACCCATCGGGATGTTCTCGAAGGAGTCGGTCAGGCCGTCGTACGCCATCGCGTCGAGCATCTCGACGGCGCCGTACTTGTAGCCCTCGCGGGACTTGGGGAGCAGGTGCGGCGCGTTCGTCATGGACTCCTGGCCGCCCGCGACGACGATGTCGAACTCGCCGGCGCGGATCAGCTGGTCGGCGAGCGCGATGGCGTCGAGGCCCGAGAGACACACCTTGTTGATGGTCAGCGCCGGCACGTTCATGGGGATGCCGGCCTTGACGGCCGCCTGGCGCGCGGGGATCTGCCCTGCCCCCGCCTGGAGCACCTGGCCCATGATCACGTACTGCACCTGATCTCCGCCGATCCCGGCCCGGTCGAGCGCCGCCTTGATGGCGACCCCTCCGAGGTCGGCTCCGGAGAAGGACTTCAGCGAGCCGAGCAGCCGGCCCATGGGCGTACGGGCGCCCGCGACGATCACTGAGGTGGTACCGGTCGTTCCAGACATGAGGCACGGCCCCTTGGAGATGAGGAGTGAACGAGGGTTTACTCGAATGTACTGAGCAGTACCTCCCACGTCACCGGCCGAACGGTGTGATCGCGCGCACGTTGCGTAACCACCTCCGACCGCGCTGCACTTACAGCATGCTGACGCGAATCGACCACATCGGAATCGCCTGTTTCGACCTCGACAAGACCGTTGAGTTCTACCGCGCTACCTATGGCTTCGAAGTGTTCCACTCCGAGGTGAACGAGGAGCAGGGTGTGCGCGAGGCCATGCTCAAGATCAATGAGACGAGCGACGGCGGGGCCTCCTACCTGCAGCTCCTCGAGCCCACCCGGGAGGACTCCGCGGTCGGGAAGTGGCTGGCCAAGAACGGCGAGGGCGTCCACCACATCGCCTTCGGCACGGCGGACGTCGACGCCGACTCCGCGGACATCAGGGGCAAGGGCGTACGCGTCCTGTACGACGAGCCGCGCATCGGTTCGATGGGGTCGCGCATCACCTTCCTGCACCCCAAGGACTGCCACGGTGTCCTGACCGAACTCGTCACTTCCGCACCGGTTGAGTCACCTGAGCACTGACCTCCGTATATCTGGGCCGGTAGGGTTGGGGGCGGCCGTCCGTCACACGGACGGCCGCGGGCCGGGGTCCGGGTTTCGGGGGGCGAGCGACGGGGCAGCAGCCCATGCTCCGCCGTTGATCTGACACCATTCCCCGGGGGCCCCGTTCGGCGTATGGACGGTGCTCGTTCGGAGAGACTTGCGACCAGGAGTGGGGTCTCCCCTGCTTGAACGCAGTTGAGAGCTTGGGGAAGGATGGGACCGCGCAGTGCGGGGCTACGAGAGCCAGGACAGCCGGCGGCCGGCTGAGACCGACCATCTCTCGCGGTTCGAAGCCGAGATGGACCGGCTGAAGACCGAGCGGGAGAAGGCGGTCCAGCACGCCGAGGACCTGGGCTACCAGGTCGAGGTGTTGCGCGCCAAGCTGCACGAGGCGCGCCGCAACCTCGCGTCCCGTCCTGCCTACGACGGCGGGGACATCGGGTACCAGGCCGAGCAGCTGCTGCGTAACGCGCAGATCCAGGCCGACCAGCTGCGCGCCGACGCCGAGCGCGAGCTGCGCGACGCCCGCGCCCAGACGCAGCGCATCCTCCAGGAGCACGCCGAGCAGCAGTCCCGGCTCCAGTCCGAGCTGCACGCCGAGGCCGTCTCGCGCCGCCAGCAGCTCGACCAGGAGCTGGCCGAGCGCCGCCAGACCGTCGAGGCACACGTCAACGAGAACGTGGCGTGGGCCGAGCAGCTGCGCGCCCGCAGCGAGCAGCAGGCCCGCCGGCTCGTCGACGAGTCCCGCGCCGAGGCCGACCAGGCGCTCGCCGCCGCCCGCGCCGAGGCCGAGCGGGTCGCCACCGAGGCCCGCCAGCGCCTGACGTCGGACGCCGAGACGGCCCGCGCCGAGGCCGAGGCACTGCTGCGCCGCGCCCGTACCGACGCCGAGCGCCTCCTGAACGCCGCGTCGACTCAGGCGCAGGAAGCCACCGACCACGCCGAGCAGCTGCGCTCGTCCACGGCCACCGAGTCGGACACGGCCCGCCGCCAGTCCGCCGAGCTGAGCCGTGCCGCCGAGCAGCGCCTGTCCGAGGCCGACACGGCGCTGCGCGAGGCGCGGGCGTCGGCGGAGAAGGTCCTCACCGAGGCGAAGGACTCCGCGGCCAAGCAGCTCGCGAACGCCGAGTCGGCGAACGAGCAGCGCACGCGCACCGCCAAGGAGCAGGTCGCCCGGCTCGTCTCGGAGGCCACCAAGGAGGCCGAGTCCACCAAGTCGGAGGCCGAGCAGGTCGTCACCGACGCCAAGGAGCAGGCCGAGAAGATCCTCGCCGAGGCCGGCGAGAAGGCACGCAACGTCACGGCCGAGGAGACCGCCTCCCAGCTCGCCAAGGCCGCCCGTACGGCCGAAGAGGTGCTCAACAAGGCGTCCGAGGACGCCAAGGCCACCACGAAGGCCGCCTCCGAGGAGGCCGAGCGGCTGCGCAGCGAGGCCGAGGCCGAGGCGGACCGGCTGCGTGGCGAGGCGCACGACATCGCGGAGCAGCTCAAGGGCGCCGCGAAGGACGACACCAAGGACTACCGCGCCAAGACCGTCGAGCTCCAGGAGGAGGCGCGACGGCTGCGCGGCGAGGCCGAGCAGCTGCGGGCCGAGGCGGTCGACGAGGGCGAGCGCATCCGCAGCGAGGCGCGGCGCGAGGCCGTCCAGCAGATCGAGGAGGCGGCCAGGACCGCCGAGGAGCTGCTCGCCAAGGCGAAGGCGGACGCGGACGAGCTGCGGGCCGGTGCGCAGACCGAGAGTGAGCGGGTCCGCACCGAGGCCATCGAGCGCGCCACGAACCTGCGCAAGCAGGCCGAGGAGACCCTGGAGCGCACCCGCGCCGAGGCCGAGCGGCACCGCGAGGAGGCCGCCGAGCAGGCCGAGGCCACCAAGACGGAGGCCGAGCGGGCCGCGCAGGAGCTGCGCGAGGACACCGAGCGCGCCGTCGCTGCCCGTCAGTCGGAGGCCGCCGACGAGCTGACCCGGCTGCACACCGAGGCCGAGCAGCGCCTGACGGCGTCCGAGACCGCGCTCACCGACGCGCGGGCCGAGTCGGAGCGCATCCGCCGCGAGACCGCGGACGAGACGGAGCGGCTGCGCGCCGAGGCCGCAGAGCGGATCCGTACGCTCCAGGCGCAGGCCGAGACGGAGGCCGACCGGCTGCGCACGGAGGCCGCGGCGGACGCGTCCGGGACCCGCGCGGAGGCGGAGAACGTCGCCGTACGGCTGCGGTCCGAGGCCGCGGCCGAGGCCGAGCGGCTCAAGTCGGAGGCTCAGGAGAGCGCGGACCGGGTGCGCGCGGAGGCCGCGGCAGCGGCCGAGCGGGTCGCCACGGAGGCCGCCGAGGCGCTCACCGCCGCCCAGGAGGAGGCCGCCAGGCGGCGCCGCGAGGCCGAGGAGACCCTCGGTTCCGCCCGCCAGGAGGCCGACCAGGAGCGCGAGCGGGCCCGCGAGCAGAGCGAGGAACTCCTCGCGGTCGCCCGCGCCCGTGTCGAGGAGGCGCAGGCAGAGGCCGTACGTCTCGTGGAGGAGGCCGACCGGCGCTCCACCGAGATGGTCGGCGCCGCCGAGCAGACCGCGCAGCAGGTGCGCGACTCCGTGTCCGGGCTCCAGGAGCAGGCGCAGGAGGAGATCGCGGGCCTGCGCAGCGCCGCGGAGCACGCGTCCGAGCGCACCAAGCGCGAGGCGCAGGAGGAGGCCGACCGGGTCCGCGCCGACGCGTACGCGGAGCGTGAGCGCGCCACCGACGACGCCAACCGCATGCGCGGCGAGGCCGCCGCCGAGTCGGAGGCCGCAAAGTCCCTTGCGGAGCGCACGGTTTCGGAGGCGATCGCCGAGTCGGAGCGGATGCGGTCCGAGGCGTCGGAGCACGCCCAGCAGGTCCGTACGGAGGTCTCCGAGCGGCTCACGTCGGCCGAGCAGGACGCCTCGCGCACCCGGGCCGATGCCCGCGAGGACGCCAACCGGATCCGTTCGGACGCCGCGACGCAGGCGGACACCCTCATCACGGAGGCCACGAGCGAGGCCGAGCGCCTCACGAACGAGACGAACACCGAGGCGGAGCGCGTCCGCGCCGAGTCGACGGCCGCGGCCGAGCGCCTCACGAACGAGACCAACACCGAGGCGGAGCGCGTCCGTTCGGAGTCCGTCGCGCGTGCCGAGCAGCTCGTCGGCGGCGCCACGACCGAGGCCGAGCGGGTGCGCGCCGAGTCGGTCGCCAAGGCCGAGAAGCTCATCGCGGACGCGGCCGGGGACGCCGAGCGGCTGCGCGCCGAGGCGGCCGAGACCGTCGGGTCCGCGCAGCAGCACGCCGAGCGGATCCGCAGCGAGGCGGAGCGCGTCAAGGCGGAGGCGGCGGAGGAGGCCGAGCGGCTCACCTCCGCGGCCCGCGCCGAGGCCGAGCGGACCCTCGACGAGACCCGCAAGGACGCCAACAAGCGCCGCTCGGAGGCCGCCGAGCAGGTCGACAAGCTCATCACGGAGGCGAGCGCGGAGGCCGAGAAGCTGACGTCCGAGGCGCAGCAGTCCGCGCTGAAGGCGACCACGGACGCCGAGTCGCAGGCCGACATGATGGTCGGCGCGGCACGCAAGGAGGCCGACCGGCTGGTCTCCGAGGCG
The DNA window shown above is from Streptomyces sp. NBC_01445 and carries:
- a CDS encoding acetyl-CoA C-acetyltransferase; its protein translation is MSGTTGTTSVIVAGARTPMGRLLGSLKSFSGADLGGVAIKAALDRAGIGGDQVQYVIMGQVLQAGAGQIPARQAAVKAGIPMNVPALTINKVCLSGLDAIALADQLIRAGEFDIVVAGGQESMTNAPHLLPKSREGYKYGAVEMLDAMAYDGLTDSFENIPMGESTEKHNTRLGILRPEQDEIAAQSHQRAAAAQKNGLFEAEITPVEIPQRKGDPVLFSKDEGIRAETTAESLGKLRPAFTKDGTITAGTSSQISDGAAAVVVMSKTKAQELGLEWIAEIGAHGNVAGPDNSLQSQPSNAIRHALKKEGLGVEDVDLIEINEAFAAVAVQSMKDLGVSSEKVNVNGGAIALGHPIGMSGARVVLHLALELKRRGGGIGAAALCGGGGQGDALIVRVPKA
- the mce gene encoding methylmalonyl-CoA epimerase; amino-acid sequence: MLTRIDHIGIACFDLDKTVEFYRATYGFEVFHSEVNEEQGVREAMLKINETSDGGASYLQLLEPTREDSAVGKWLAKNGEGVHHIAFGTADVDADSADIRGKGVRVLYDEPRIGSMGSRITFLHPKDCHGVLTELVTSAPVESPEH
- the scy gene encoding polarized growth protein Scy; the protein is MRGYESQDSRRPAETDHLSRFEAEMDRLKTEREKAVQHAEDLGYQVEVLRAKLHEARRNLASRPAYDGGDIGYQAEQLLRNAQIQADQLRADAERELRDARAQTQRILQEHAEQQSRLQSELHAEAVSRRQQLDQELAERRQTVEAHVNENVAWAEQLRARSEQQARRLVDESRAEADQALAAARAEAERVATEARQRLTSDAETARAEAEALLRRARTDAERLLNAASTQAQEATDHAEQLRSSTATESDTARRQSAELSRAAEQRLSEADTALREARASAEKVLTEAKDSAAKQLANAESANEQRTRTAKEQVARLVSEATKEAESTKSEAEQVVTDAKEQAEKILAEAGEKARNVTAEETASQLAKAARTAEEVLNKASEDAKATTKAASEEAERLRSEAEAEADRLRGEAHDIAEQLKGAAKDDTKDYRAKTVELQEEARRLRGEAEQLRAEAVDEGERIRSEARREAVQQIEEAARTAEELLAKAKADADELRAGAQTESERVRTEAIERATNLRKQAEETLERTRAEAERHREEAAEQAEATKTEAERAAQELREDTERAVAARQSEAADELTRLHTEAEQRLTASETALTDARAESERIRRETADETERLRAEAAERIRTLQAQAETEADRLRTEAAADASGTRAEAENVAVRLRSEAAAEAERLKSEAQESADRVRAEAAAAAERVATEAAEALTAAQEEAARRRREAEETLGSARQEADQERERAREQSEELLAVARARVEEAQAEAVRLVEEADRRSTEMVGAAEQTAQQVRDSVSGLQEQAQEEIAGLRSAAEHASERTKREAQEEADRVRADAYAERERATDDANRMRGEAAAESEAAKSLAERTVSEAIAESERMRSEASEHAQQVRTEVSERLTSAEQDASRTRADAREDANRIRSDAATQADTLITEATSEAERLTNETNTEAERVRAESTAAAERLTNETNTEAERVRSESVARAEQLVGGATTEAERVRAESVAKAEKLIADAAGDAERLRAEAAETVGSAQQHAERIRSEAERVKAEAAEEAERLTSAARAEAERTLDETRKDANKRRSEAAEQVDKLITEASAEAEKLTSEAQQSALKATTDAESQADMMVGAARKEADRLVSEATVEGNSLVEKSRTDADELLVGARRDATAIRERAEELRERITGEIDELHDRARRESAEAMKTAGERCDALVKAAEEQLAEAQAKAKEMVAEAGSEASKVRIAAVKKAEGLLKEAGAKKTELTREAERVLSEAQAEAERTVDEGKRELEVLVRRREDINAEISRVQDVLEALESFEAPSAGGGTKEGAVKAGAAAGATRSGGKGSEG